Proteins from a genomic interval of Diaphorobacter sp. HDW4A:
- a CDS encoding Tex family protein, with translation MQQITRQLAAEIKISESQVRAAVELLDGGATVPFIARYRKEVTGGLDDIQLRELEARLSYLRELEERRVTVLKAIDEQGKLTDALRAAIAAAPTKQELEDIYLPFKQKRRTKGQIAKEFGIEPLADMLFANPDLDPNEEGKAFLKDPEVLPDGKPGADFSTVPAVLDGVRDILSERWAEDAALVQGMREWLWSEGLLRSKKVDSKNESDPEVAKFRDYFEYDEPIGRVPSHRALAVFRGRALEVLEAKLVLPVEPEPGKPSIAEGRIANHLEWSHAARKSDDLLRKCVAWTWRVKLSLSTERDLFSRLREDAEKVAIKVFADNLRDLLLAAPAGPRVVMGLDPGIRTGVKVAVVDSTGKLVETATVFPHEPRKDWEGSLHTLAKLVEKHGVNLIAIGNGTASRETDKLAADLIKLVAKADKHIEKVVVSEAGASVYSASEYASQEMPDVDVSLRGAASIARRLQDPLAELVKIEPKSIGVGQYQHDVNQSELARTLEAVVEDCVNSVGVDLNTASVPLLSRVSGLSSSVAKSVVRWRESNGAFKSRKQLMDVSGLGAKTFEQSAGFLRIRDGENPLDMTGVHPETYAVVENIIEKTGKPVNEIMGRADMLKTLKPELFANEKFGVITVKDILGELEKPGRDPRPDFKVARFNDGVEDIKDLKEGMILEGTVSNVAQFGAFVDLGVHQDGLVHVSQLSHKFVTDAREVVKTGDIVKVKVMEVDEARKRISLTMKLDAAPARRDGPRDNRFEGAGRGYAQPQRRGNEAPQQSAMASAFAKLQQTKR, from the coding sequence ATGCAGCAGATCACACGGCAGTTGGCCGCAGAAATCAAAATTTCAGAATCTCAGGTGCGCGCAGCTGTCGAGCTGCTGGATGGCGGGGCCACGGTCCCGTTCATCGCGCGCTACCGCAAGGAAGTGACCGGCGGTCTGGACGATATCCAGCTGCGTGAGCTTGAGGCGCGACTGTCCTATCTGCGCGAGCTTGAGGAGCGCCGCGTCACCGTGCTCAAGGCCATCGACGAGCAGGGCAAGCTGACCGATGCGCTGCGCGCTGCCATCGCCGCCGCGCCGACCAAGCAGGAGCTCGAGGACATCTATCTGCCGTTCAAGCAGAAGCGCCGCACCAAGGGCCAGATTGCCAAGGAATTCGGTATCGAGCCGCTGGCGGACATGCTGTTCGCCAATCCCGATCTCGATCCGAATGAAGAAGGCAAGGCCTTCCTGAAAGACCCCGAAGTGCTGCCCGACGGCAAGCCCGGCGCAGATTTCTCCACCGTGCCCGCCGTGCTTGACGGCGTGCGCGACATCCTCTCCGAGCGCTGGGCCGAAGACGCCGCGCTGGTGCAGGGTATGCGCGAATGGCTGTGGAGCGAAGGTTTGTTGCGCAGCAAGAAGGTCGACTCCAAGAATGAAAGCGATCCCGAGGTCGCCAAGTTCCGCGATTATTTTGAATACGACGAGCCGATTGGCCGCGTTCCCTCGCACCGTGCGCTCGCGGTGTTCCGTGGTCGCGCGCTGGAAGTTCTCGAAGCCAAACTGGTGCTGCCGGTCGAGCCCGAGCCGGGCAAGCCGAGCATCGCCGAAGGCCGCATCGCCAACCATCTTGAGTGGAGCCATGCCGCACGCAAGTCGGACGATCTGCTGCGCAAATGCGTGGCCTGGACCTGGCGCGTGAAGCTCAGCCTCTCGACCGAGCGCGATCTGTTCTCGCGCCTGCGTGAAGACGCAGAAAAGGTCGCGATCAAGGTGTTCGCCGACAACCTTCGCGACCTGCTGCTGGCGGCCCCCGCCGGCCCGCGTGTGGTGATGGGGCTGGACCCGGGCATCCGTACCGGCGTGAAGGTGGCGGTGGTTGATTCAACTGGCAAGCTGGTCGAGACCGCCACCGTCTTTCCGCACGAGCCGCGCAAGGACTGGGAAGGTTCGCTGCACACGCTGGCCAAGCTCGTCGAAAAGCACGGCGTGAACCTGATCGCCATTGGCAACGGCACGGCTAGCCGCGAGACCGACAAGCTCGCCGCCGACCTGATCAAGCTGGTCGCCAAGGCCGACAAGCACATCGAAAAAGTGGTGGTGAGCGAGGCTGGTGCCTCGGTCTACTCCGCGAGCGAATACGCATCCCAGGAAATGCCCGATGTGGACGTGAGCCTGCGCGGCGCGGCGTCGATTGCACGTCGCCTGCAGGATCCCTTGGCCGAACTCGTGAAGATCGAGCCCAAGAGCATCGGCGTGGGTCAGTACCAGCATGATGTGAACCAGAGCGAGCTCGCGCGCACGCTGGAAGCCGTGGTCGAGGACTGCGTGAACTCCGTGGGCGTGGACTTGAACACGGCCAGCGTGCCACTGCTCTCGCGCGTTTCCGGTTTGTCGTCGAGCGTGGCCAAGTCGGTCGTGCGCTGGCGTGAATCGAACGGCGCGTTCAAGAGCCGCAAGCAGCTCATGGACGTGAGCGGCCTTGGTGCCAAGACCTTCGAGCAGTCCGCAGGCTTTCTGCGCATTCGCGATGGAGAGAACCCGCTCGACATGACCGGCGTGCATCCCGAAACCTATGCTGTGGTCGAGAACATCATCGAGAAAACAGGCAAGCCCGTGAATGAAATCATGGGCCGTGCCGACATGCTCAAGACGCTCAAGCCCGAGTTGTTCGCCAACGAGAAGTTCGGCGTGATCACGGTGAAGGATATTCTGGGCGAACTCGAAAAGCCGGGCCGAGATCCGCGTCCCGACTTCAAGGTGGCGCGCTTCAACGATGGCGTTGAAGACATCAAGGACCTCAAGGAAGGCATGATCCTCGAAGGCACAGTGAGCAACGTCGCGCAGTTTGGCGCGTTCGTCGATCTGGGTGTGCATCAGGACGGCCTTGTGCACGTGAGCCAACTGAGCCACAAGTTCGTTACCGACGCGCGCGAAGTGGTGAAGACCGGCGACATCGTGAAGGTCAAGGTCATGGAAGTGGACGAGGCACGCAAGCGCATCAGCCTGACCATGAAGCTTGACGCTGCACCGGCCCGCCGCGATGGTCCTCGCGACAATCGCTTCGAAGGTGCGGGACGTGGTTATGCGCAGCCCCAGCGCCGTGGCAATGAGGCGCCGCAGCAGTCGGCCATGGCCTCGGCATTTGCAAAGTTGCAACAGACCAAGCGCTGA
- a CDS encoding DUF72 domain-containing protein codes for MQDQDDLFGTPEAPTPTPPRAKAAKAEPANEPTPEKSAAPRKGRLQPAPCSDELLTLGQALPATVRLGTSSWSYPGWEGLVWQNAPSEQTLAKKGLEIYAQHPLFRTVSIDRSFYRPLSASDYARYAAQVPADFRFMVKAPSLLTDALVRSDDGRGKEPNIAFLSPELAVQEFITPAIEGLGQHLGALVFQLSPLPWHMLDRLPAVIEQLRTMLGALPALQPHAPDGVIAVEVRDPQWLAPDMLPLFADALRSANATYCIGLHAKMPPLAEQLGLLRRLWPGPLVCRWNLHPIHGPYGYAEAEKLYSPYDRIHHAEPALHAELARLTHTFASHGQNAYIAISNHAEGCAPLSVQSLAREIVHPSQVEA; via the coding sequence ATGCAAGACCAAGACGATCTTTTTGGGACTCCCGAGGCGCCCACACCCACGCCGCCACGCGCCAAGGCCGCAAAAGCCGAGCCTGCGAACGAGCCTACGCCTGAGAAATCGGCCGCCCCACGCAAGGGCCGCCTTCAGCCCGCGCCATGCAGCGATGAGCTGCTCACGCTCGGCCAAGCGCTGCCCGCCACGGTGCGCTTGGGTACATCGTCGTGGAGCTATCCGGGCTGGGAAGGCCTGGTCTGGCAGAACGCACCATCCGAGCAGACGCTCGCCAAGAAGGGGCTCGAGATCTATGCCCAACACCCGCTGTTTCGCACCGTGAGCATCGACCGCAGTTTCTACCGCCCGCTCTCGGCCAGCGACTACGCACGCTACGCTGCGCAGGTGCCCGCCGATTTTCGGTTCATGGTCAAAGCCCCGAGCCTGCTAACCGACGCGCTGGTGCGTAGCGATGACGGGCGTGGCAAGGAGCCAAACATCGCCTTTCTGAGCCCTGAACTGGCGGTGCAGGAATTCATCACCCCGGCCATCGAGGGCCTGGGCCAGCATCTCGGCGCACTCGTCTTCCAGTTGAGCCCTCTGCCCTGGCATATGCTGGATCGTCTACCCGCAGTGATCGAACAACTGCGCACCATGCTCGGCGCCCTGCCCGCGCTGCAGCCCCACGCGCCGGATGGGGTGATTGCTGTCGAAGTGCGCGACCCGCAATGGCTCGCGCCCGACATGCTGCCGCTGTTCGCCGACGCCCTGCGCTCGGCCAATGCCACGTACTGTATCGGCCTGCACGCCAAGATGCCGCCGCTGGCCGAACAACTGGGTCTGCTGCGCCGGCTCTGGCCCGGCCCGCTCGTATGCCGCTGGAACCTGCACCCGATCCACGGCCCGTATGGCTACGCGGAAGCCGAAAAGCTGTATTCGCCCTACGACCGCATCCACCACGCCGAGCCCGCGCTGCATGCTGAACTCGCCCGGCTCACCCACACATTCGCATCGCACGGGCAGAACGCCTATATCGCTATCAGCAACCACGCGGAAGGCTGCGCGCCGCTGTCGGTGCAGAGTCTGGCGCGGGAGATCGTCCATCCATCGCAAGTTGAGGCTTGA
- a CDS encoding Lrp/AsnC family transcriptional regulator — MSDLPDLLLNLSRQNDTMHSLDATDQQLLALLRHNARESIATLATRLGVSRATVTNRLRRLEDSGVIVGYTVRLRPEAETGALRAWMSIAIEGNDARRVSASLLGEPAVQALHATNGQWDLLAELQVRSLAELSQSLERIRLIKGIRHSETSIHLETLRAGGV, encoded by the coding sequence ATGAGCGATTTACCTGATTTGCTGCTCAATTTGTCACGCCAAAATGACACTATGCACAGTCTCGACGCTACCGATCAGCAGTTGCTGGCCCTGCTGCGCCACAATGCCCGCGAAAGCATCGCCACGCTCGCCACGCGGCTGGGAGTGTCGCGCGCGACCGTGACCAACCGGCTGCGCCGCCTCGAGGACTCAGGCGTGATCGTTGGCTACACCGTGCGCCTGCGTCCCGAGGCCGAAACTGGCGCCCTGCGCGCATGGATGAGCATCGCCATCGAAGGCAACGACGCGCGGCGCGTCTCGGCCTCATTGCTCGGCGAGCCCGCTGTGCAGGCCCTGCATGCCACCAACGGCCAATGGGACCTGCTGGCCGAGTTGCAGGTGCGCTCGCTGGCCGAGCTGTCCCAGTCGCTCGAGCGCATCCGCCTCATCAAGGGCATCCGGCATTCGGAGACCAGTATTCATCTGGAGACGCTGCGCGCTGGAGGCGTTTGA